The Paenibacillus sp. RC334 nucleotide sequence TGAAAATTAAAGCATGGTTTGCGAGAGAGAAGAATTTTCTGAAAAAAGTAGTTGATAATTATTCTCAATATAATTACAATAAAATTGTTTCATGAGAAACGAAAAATCATGAATCAGTATGATTTTTATTTAGATGCGAAAATGTTAAAGGGGAGCTTTTCGTATCTTATATTGTTTCTTTTGAAACAAATTTAAGCTATAATGAACGGAGGGATACGCCAAAGGAGTGACTATCGGTTTGTATGGAAAAAGCCACAATCATTCAGCACGTCTATGACCTGCTTATCAAAACTAACCATCAGCTGGAGCAGTATCAGCAGAGAGAGAGTATGTCTTTTCTCGAAGAAGTCCACGAGCATTTTGATGGGAATGCTTCGCTCAAACTGACTGATGTTCACGTCATTGACTGTATCGGGAGGCATGAGCCGATTAATGTTACGACATTAGCGGATCGGATTGAGCTGAGCAAAGGTACGGTTTCGAAAGTCAGCACCAAACTGCTCAAGGAAGGCTGGATTCGCAGAACCCAGCTTAACGACAACAAAAAAGAGATTTATTTTCGTCTAACCCCGTTGGGTAAAAAGCTCTTTCTTGTGCATGAGCGGCTTCACAATAAAGTACAGCATCAGTTGCTTCAATTTTTAGATCGTTACAGTACGGAGGAATTAAATGTCTTGAAACGCTTGTTGTCCGATGGTGTCGGTTTTTTGGGTGCAATGGAACGCCAGGACAAGAGTGTGGAACCAAAAGACTAGAAGATGATCAGCATTTTTTAACCAA carries:
- a CDS encoding MarR family transcriptional regulator; protein product: MEKATIIQHVYDLLIKTNHQLEQYQQRESMSFLEEVHEHFDGNASLKLTDVHVIDCIGRHEPINVTTLADRIELSKGTVSKVSTKLLKEGWIRRTQLNDNKKEIYFRLTPLGKKLFLVHERLHNKVQHQLLQFLDRYSTEELNVLKRLLSDGVGFLGAMERQDKSVEPKD